In Longimicrobium sp., the DNA window GTCGCTCACGGAGCCGTCCGGCGCGGAGCCGATCGAGGTGGGCCGGCGAGACCGGGAGCGCCGCGTGTTCTGCGGCGTGGAGACTAGTCGCGTGGACCTGCCGTTCGTGGACTGCGCGGTCGCGTGGCTCCGGTCGCCGGGAAACACGGCATGGATCGGCGAAGCGGTCGCGGCCGAGGAAGAAGTCTTCCGCGCGATTTCCCGCCGGGTGCCGTTCACCGTGCCGCGCGCCATCGGTCCGGGCCGCTGCCCTGAGACAGAGGCGGCGGGAGTCCTGTACGTTCCGCCGTTCGGGGCACGCGTGGACGAGAGCCCGCCGATGGAAACCTGGCTCCGCGCCAGCTATGGCCGGGCGCTGCTGGGGGCGGCGGCGCGCCTATGGACGCGGGTGAACAAGGCCGGCTACGCGCTGGGCGTGTATCACCTGGACGCGATGGTGTTCCGGACGGGGTGGAGCCCTCCCGGCGGCGTCCCCACCGCACACGCCGTCGCCAGCGACGCGCCGTACGCCTGCGCGCTGGGCCAGTACTACCGCCGTCCCCCCGCGGACCCGCTGTACCTGCCGCGGTACACGAGCCTGGGCGGCCACGTTCTTCCCCCTGCGGTCGCGGAAGGCGAGGTGGCACTCCCCGAGACCGAGGCGCAGGCGTTCGCGCTCCTTGCGCTCGACGTACTGGCCAGTCGCCCGCTGCCGCTCTCGCCCGTGACGCCCGCGGTGGAACTCGCCGCCATGCTGCCGGACTTCGAGAACCACTTCGTCCAGCCGGCGCTGGTCCGTCCCCTCGCCGATGCCCTCATCTCCCACGACGCCGCCAAACGGATCGTTGAATGGATCGCGGTCCTCGCCCAGCGCTGAACATCGCCACAATTCCAATCATCCACGTGCCCGGCGCAGATTGTGAGGCGCCGGGCACAGCTTTTGTGCGGGAACGGCCGTGCGTATCATGAAGGCGAGGAGCAAGCGTTGCGCACACCTGGAGCCGCAGCATGCCGAGCAGGCTGGAACTGAACATCGCGGTGCCGAGGCCGGAGCTGGGCGCGTTCTGCCGCCGCAATCACGTTCGAAAGCTTTCGTTCTTCGGCTCGGTGCTGCGCGACGACTTCGGGCCGGAGAGCGACGTCGACGTCCTGGTGGAGTTCGAGCCGGGCCACACGATCGGCTATTTCGGCCTTTCCGATGGAACTGGAGCTTTCGGCGATGCTGGGCCGCACAGTGGACCTGCGCACGCCTCCTGAGTTGAGCCGGTACTTCCGTCATGAGGTCGTTCAGCACGCGGAGGTCTGCTTTGCGGATTGAGGATGCCGTGCGGCTCCGCCACATGCTCGACGGCTCGCGCGAGGCGATCGAGTTTCTTGGGTCCACCAGCCGCGACGCGTTGGCGGATGATCGCATGCGAGCCTACGCGGTGGTACGTGCAATCGAAGTCGTCGGCGAGGCCGCTTCGAAGGTCGCCGCCGAAACGCGCGCGGCGCATCCCGGTGTGCCGCGGTCCGTAATCACCGCGATGCGCAATCGCCTGATCCACGGATACTTCGACATCGATTACCAGCGGGTTTGGGATACCACGCGCGCCGACCTGCCGGTACTGATCGAGGAACTGGAGAGGATTCTCGCCTCCGATCCCCCCGCCTGAACGGATCTGGGCATGCCCATCGCGAGCATCAACCCGGCAACGGGCGAAACGTTGAAGACCTTCGACGCGTTGACGCCGGAGGAGATCGAACGGAAGCTGGCGCTCGCCGAGCAGGCCTTCCGCGCGCACCGGCGCACGCCCATGCGCGAGCGGGCGGAGCGGATGGCGCGCGCGGCCGAGGTGCTGGAGGCCGACAAGGACCGCTTCGCCCGCCTGATGACGACGGAGATGGGAAAACCCCTCGCCGCGGCCGTCGCCGAGATAGAGAAGTGCGCCTGGGTGTGCCGCTACTACGCCGAGCATGCCGAGGAGATGCTGCGTCCCCGCCCCGTGGACGTCGGTGATGCGCGGGCCGAGATCCACTTTCTGCCGCTGGGGGCCGTGCTGGCGATCATGCCGTGGAATTTCCCTTTCTGGCAGGTCTTCCGCTTCGCCGCGCCGGGGCTGATGGCCGGCAACGTGGGCCTGCTGAAGCACGCCTCCAACGTGCCCCAGTGCGCGCTTGCGATCGAAGAGGTGTTCCGCCGCGCCGGCTTCGATGAAGGCGTGTTCACGACGTTGCTCGTCGGCTCCGAGGCCGTCGGGAGCCTGCTGGACGATCCCCGTGTCGCCGCCGCCACGCTCACCGGCAGCACCCCGGCGGGGAGCAGCGTCGCCGAACGCGCGGGACGAAACCTCAAGAAAACCGTGCTGGAGCTGGGCGGCAGCGACGCGTTCGTGGTGATGCCCAGCGCCGACCTGGACGCGGCAGCGAAGACGGCAGCCAAGGCGCGCTGCATCAACAACGGCCAGTCGTGCATCGCGGCCAAGCGCTTCATCGTCCACGACGCGGTGGCGGACGAGTTCGAGCGGCTCTTCGTCCACGCGATGGAGGCGCTCAAGGTGGGCGATCCCATGCACTCGGCCACGGACATCGGCCCGCTGGCGACGCAGTCCATCCGCGACGAGGTGGCCGGCCAGGTTCGCGCCGCCGTCGCTGCGGGCGCGCGCGTTCTCACCGGCGGGCACCCGCTGGACGGCACCGGCTTCTTCTATCCGCCGACCATCCTGACTGACATCCCGCGCGATGCGCCGGCGTACTACGAAGAGGTGTTCGGCCCCGTGGCGCTGCTGTTCCGCGTGCCGGACCTGGACGCGGCGATCTCGACGGCCAACGACTCGCCTTTCGGCCTGGGGAGCAGCGTGTGGACGCGGGACGACGGCGAGCGCGCCCGCTTCATCGCCGAGATCGAGGCGGGGATGACGTACGTCAACGCGATGGTCGCTTCCGATCCCCGGCTGCCGTTCGGTGGCGTCAAGCAGTCCGGCTACGGGCGCGAGCTGGCCGAGTTAGGCATCCACGAGTTCGTGAACATCAAGTCCGTGTGGATGCAGGACACGGCGCCCGGCGACCTCGCCGCGGCCGAGTAGCATGGAGGCCGTGATCCTGGTGGGGATCCAGGCGTCGTGAAAGTCGACGTTCTACAAGCAGCGCTTCTTCGATACGCACGTCCGCATCAGCCGCGACCTGCTGCGGACCAAGAACCGCGAAGCGCTGCTGATGGACGCCTGCATCCGCGCGAAGCAGCCGTTCGTCATGGACAACACCAACCCGCTCGCCGAAGAGCGGGCCCGCTACATCCTCCCCGCCCGCGCCGCGCGCTTTCGCGTAGTCTGCTACTTCTTCCGCACGGAGACGCGAGCCGCCATCGCGCGCAACAACAAGCGTGAGGGCAGGGCCAGAATTCCCATCCCCGGCATCCTGGGCACCTACAAGAAGCTCGAGGAGCCCCGCCCCGAAGAGGGCTTCGACGAGATCTACCTCGTCACCCTCACGCCCGAGGACGAGTTCGTCCTCGCTCAGCTATTCCCCGGGCCCTCGGACACATCCAACCTGGAATAGATCTCCTGGACCGGGATGGCGCATCCAACCGAGTTCAGCATCAAGGTATCGTCCACGCCAGTGATCTCCGTCAGCGTCCACATGTCGCCCTGCCGGCGCCAGTGCTCGATAAAGACGCAGTCTTGCGCGATGAACAGCACCTCGAGGAGTGAATCGATCTTCCTGTAGTGAACGAACTTGTCCCCACGATCGTACGATGCGGTGCTGGGAGAGAGCACCTCGACGACCAAGCCGGGATTCAACAGGATATCGACTTCCCGGTCCTCGAACTTCGGCTCGTCGCAGACCGCCACCACGTCGGGATACACGTACCTCGACGGAGTGACTTTCACCCGCATCGTATTCGAGTACACCTCGCACGGGCGCCCATCGAAGCAGTTGCCGAACATGCGCACCAGATTCGAAACGGTGACGCTGTGAGGACGCGAGTTTCCGCTCATGGCGACCAGGCGGCCGTCGATGTACTCGCTCCTGAATTCGGCGTTGCGGTCC includes these proteins:
- a CDS encoding DUF86 domain-containing protein; the encoded protein is MRIEDAVRLRHMLDGSREAIEFLGSTSRDALADDRMRAYAVVRAIEVVGEAASKVAAETRAAHPGVPRSVITAMRNRLIHGYFDIDYQRVWDTTRADLPVLIEELERILASDPPA
- a CDS encoding NAD-dependent succinate-semialdehyde dehydrogenase — translated: MPIASINPATGETLKTFDALTPEEIERKLALAEQAFRAHRRTPMRERAERMARAAEVLEADKDRFARLMTTEMGKPLAAAVAEIEKCAWVCRYYAEHAEEMLRPRPVDVGDARAEIHFLPLGAVLAIMPWNFPFWQVFRFAAPGLMAGNVGLLKHASNVPQCALAIEEVFRRAGFDEGVFTTLLVGSEAVGSLLDDPRVAAATLTGSTPAGSSVAERAGRNLKKTVLELGGSDAFVVMPSADLDAAAKTAAKARCINNGQSCIAAKRFIVHDAVADEFERLFVHAMEALKVGDPMHSATDIGPLATQSIRDEVAGQVRAAVAAGARVLTGGHPLDGTGFFYPPTILTDIPRDAPAYYEEVFGPVALLFRVPDLDAAISTANDSPFGLGSSVWTRDDGERARFIAEIEAGMTYVNAMVASDPRLPFGGVKQSGYGRELAELGIHEFVNIKSVWMQDTAPGDLAAAE
- a CDS encoding AAA family ATPase, producing the protein MRTKNREALLMDACIRAKQPFVMDNTNPLAEERARYILPARAARFRVVCYFFRTETRAAIARNNKREGRARIPIPGILGTYKKLEEPRPEEGFDEIYLVTLTPEDEFVLAQLFPGPSDTSNLE
- a CDS encoding Uma2 family endonuclease, with the translated sequence MSAAAFDRYTPEEYLALDRNAEFRSEYIDGRLVAMSGNSRPHSVTVSNLVRMFGNCFDGRPCEVYSNTMRVKVTPSRYVYPDVVAVCDEPKFEDREVDILLNPGLVVEVLSPSTASYDRGDKFVHYRKIDSLLEVLFIAQDCVFIEHWRRQGDMWTLTEITGVDDTLMLNSVGCAIPVQEIYSRLDVSEGPGNS